In Pseudomonas fluorescens, the following are encoded in one genomic region:
- a CDS encoding alpha/beta hydrolase, with product MSKVTTQDGVEIFYKDWGPKNAQPIVFHHGWPLSGDDWDSQALFFVGQGYRVIAHDRRGHGRSSQVSDGHDMDHYAADVAALVQQLNLRNAVHIGHSTGGGEATRYVARHGQLHKRVAKLILIGAVPPVMVKSPANPGGLPIEVFDDMRKQLAANRSQFYLDVASGPFYGFNRPGAAVSPGMIQNWWRQGMAGAANAHYECIKAFSETDFTDDLRAITVPALVMHGDDDQIVPIADSALLSSKLLKNGSLKVYEKYPHGMCTTHADVVNQDLLKFIRG from the coding sequence ATGAGCAAAGTGACAACCCAAGATGGTGTTGAAATCTTCTACAAGGACTGGGGCCCGAAGAACGCCCAGCCCATCGTGTTCCACCATGGGTGGCCGCTCAGCGGTGACGATTGGGACAGCCAGGCGCTGTTCTTCGTTGGCCAGGGCTATCGCGTCATTGCACACGATCGGCGCGGCCACGGCCGCTCGTCTCAGGTAAGCGATGGCCACGACATGGACCACTACGCGGCGGACGTCGCCGCGTTGGTACAGCAACTGAACCTGCGCAACGCCGTGCATATCGGCCACTCGACCGGCGGCGGGGAGGCGACGCGCTATGTCGCCCGGCATGGTCAATTGCACAAGCGCGTGGCCAAGCTGATTTTGATTGGTGCGGTACCGCCGGTCATGGTCAAGAGCCCGGCAAACCCGGGCGGTCTTCCAATCGAGGTGTTCGATGACATGCGCAAGCAACTGGCGGCCAACCGGTCTCAGTTTTATCTGGATGTTGCCAGTGGCCCGTTCTACGGCTTCAACCGCCCGGGTGCCGCTGTTTCGCCGGGCATGATCCAGAACTGGTGGCGGCAAGGCATGGCCGGCGCGGCAAATGCCCACTATGAGTGCATCAAGGCCTTCTCTGAAACCGACTTCACGGATGACCTGCGGGCGATCACCGTACCTGCTTTGGTCATGCACGGTGATGACGACCAGATCGTTCCCATTGCCGACTCTGCGCTGCTGTCGAGCAAGTTGCTGAAAAATGGATCCCTGAAGGTGTACGAGAAGTACCCGCACGGGATGTGCACGACGCACGCCGATGTGGTCAATCAGGATCTGCTGAAGTTCATTCGCGGCTGA
- a CDS encoding DUF2252 domain-containing protein has translation MSKNIDKRYCFQHLGIPAPLAETRVATPLNRFLFPAEKKTAFVLNFRRQTRPTAKIAYHEGLRKISKMGPLDSFDQAVGKFSIAYANQNAKDHAALIAAEKSGRINALRE, from the coding sequence TTGAGCAAAAACATCGACAAACGGTACTGTTTCCAGCACCTGGGGATCCCTGCCCCATTGGCTGAAACCCGCGTCGCTACGCCGCTGAATCGTTTCTTGTTCCCTGCCGAAAAAAAAACCGCTTTTGTGCTGAACTTTCGTCGCCAGACCCGACCAACGGCGAAAATTGCTTACCACGAAGGCCTGCGAAAAATTTCGAAAATGGGCCCGCTGGACTCTTTCGACCAGGCTGTCGGCAAGTTCTCCATCGCCTATGCCAATCAAAATGCGAAAGATCATGCCGCGCTGATAGCTGCGGAAAAATCAGGACGGATCAATGCACTCAGGGAATAA
- a CDS encoding Ohr family peroxiredoxin, translating into MSKIEKVLASGKTHTTHNSAGNTSRGHNGNLDIVLSSPGSDTPAHVLTAVQPHPKAEQLFAGAWSACYIAAVGLAAQQMKVTLPTDTAVDIEVDLGQTGAAYFLQARLTLRVPGLDQGVATELAHNADAICPYSKATRGNIDVDINVLTA; encoded by the coding sequence ATGAGCAAGATCGAAAAAGTACTGGCCAGCGGCAAAACCCACACCACTCATAACAGCGCAGGCAATACATCGCGCGGCCATAACGGCAACCTCGACATCGTGCTGTCGTCCCCCGGCAGCGACACACCGGCACACGTGCTCACCGCCGTCCAGCCACACCCGAAAGCCGAGCAACTGTTCGCCGGAGCGTGGTCGGCCTGCTACATCGCAGCGGTGGGGCTGGCCGCCCAACAGATGAAGGTGACACTGCCGACAGATACGGCCGTCGACATCGAAGTGGACCTGGGCCAGACCGGCGCGGCCTACTTCCTCCAGGCCCGACTGACCTTGCGGGTGCCGGGGCTGGACCAAGGGGTGGCGACCGAGTTGGCGCACAACGCCGATGCAATCTGCCCGTACTCCAAGGCCACACGCGGCAACATTGATGTCGACATCAACGTCCTGACCGCATAA
- a CDS encoding MarR family transcriptional regulator: MKNTDKTSALDLKLSEFLCFAVYSTNLAFGKAYKPMLERLGLTYTQYITLVALWEEDNQTVGSLGEKLFLESNTLTPILKKLEAMGYLLRQRDPEDERQVRISLTKEGRKLREGLTEDGFPQTGLDPDDFVQMQKAIVKLRGSLIRSTKDRE; this comes from the coding sequence ATGAAAAACACCGACAAGACATCCGCCCTGGATCTCAAACTCTCCGAGTTCCTGTGTTTTGCGGTCTATTCCACCAACCTGGCCTTCGGCAAGGCCTACAAGCCGATGCTTGAACGGCTCGGCCTGACCTATACGCAATACATCACCCTCGTTGCGTTGTGGGAGGAAGACAACCAGACCGTTGGCAGCCTCGGCGAAAAGCTGTTTCTCGAATCCAATACCCTCACGCCGATCCTGAAGAAGCTGGAAGCGATGGGTTATTTGCTGCGCCAGCGCGACCCGGAAGACGAACGCCAGGTGCGGATCAGTCTCACCAAAGAGGGACGAAAACTGCGCGAAGGCCTCACCGAAGACGGCTTTCCGCAAACCGGTCTTGACCCTGACGACTTCGTGCAAATGCAGAAGGCCATTGTGAAGTTACGGGGCAGTCTCATCCGGTCGACGAAAGACCGGGAGTAA
- a CDS encoding multiheme c-type cytochrome, with product MNHSKVAPLRRLLCLLVCLLTVTLVAADEPQGNDSQGNEKWLEPARSRLMHVIGGMPFFPHRANTTGNLVLNVKDFDNAQVCGACHTEIYRQWRSSMMSQAWDEPIYRALLKRASAATEGKVDNFCTGCHTPIGLTTGQITSQVNRSSIEDSEKNHPMPGVDCETCHNISARTGLDNGAYVLSPRANGKPTKFGPRKDAVSPYHDTVYSALHTRSDFCGTCHNVTHPFSSVAVERTYDEWQESTYSLNNVTCQNCHMPGFAGKAAIMGPDREEVASHWFSGANATMLKHLGQEEGAQRARDMLARAGDIKFQQVPAAMTPGQYTSVAVKVTNVGAGHKLPTGFPEGREMWIDFRVQDANGREIYRLGSIKDGKTEVNTRNFKVHIGDKDGNPLDVEVWNATQILSDNRILPKGYDIGEFSFLVPADAVGPLTLTADLNYWPFSQKLADYLLGKDKVQVEITRMANVTQSVPLSTGSETAKRAVPAKLKLDDVSAYYKE from the coding sequence ATGAACCACTCCAAGGTAGCGCCGCTGCGTCGTCTGTTGTGCTTGCTGGTTTGCCTGCTCACGGTAACGCTGGTGGCGGCCGACGAACCTCAGGGCAATGACAGTCAAGGCAATGAGAAGTGGCTGGAGCCGGCACGCTCCAGGCTCATGCATGTGATTGGCGGGATGCCGTTCTTTCCCCATCGGGCCAATACCACCGGCAACCTGGTCTTGAATGTGAAGGACTTCGACAATGCCCAGGTCTGTGGCGCTTGTCATACGGAGATCTACAGGCAGTGGCGTTCATCGATGATGTCCCAGGCCTGGGATGAACCCATCTATCGGGCCTTGCTCAAGCGCGCGAGTGCGGCCACCGAGGGCAAGGTCGATAACTTCTGCACCGGCTGCCATACCCCGATCGGTCTCACGACCGGGCAGATCACTTCGCAAGTCAACCGCTCCTCGATTGAAGACAGCGAGAAGAATCATCCGATGCCCGGGGTCGATTGCGAGACCTGCCACAACATCAGTGCCCGCACAGGCCTCGATAACGGTGCCTATGTCCTGAGCCCTCGGGCAAACGGCAAACCGACCAAGTTCGGCCCGCGCAAGGATGCCGTTTCGCCTTATCACGACACCGTGTATTCCGCTCTGCACACGCGCTCGGACTTTTGCGGCACCTGCCACAACGTCACGCATCCCTTCAGCAGTGTGGCGGTCGAGCGTACTTATGACGAGTGGCAGGAGAGCACCTACAGCCTTAACAATGTGACCTGCCAGAACTGTCACATGCCGGGCTTTGCGGGTAAGGCCGCGATCATGGGGCCAGACCGCGAGGAGGTCGCCTCGCATTGGTTCAGCGGAGCCAACGCGACGATGCTCAAGCATCTCGGTCAGGAGGAGGGCGCGCAACGCGCACGCGACATGCTCGCGCGTGCCGGGGACATAAAGTTCCAGCAAGTGCCGGCAGCCATGACGCCCGGGCAATACACCTCGGTAGCCGTCAAAGTGACCAACGTCGGCGCCGGGCACAAGCTGCCGACCGGCTTTCCCGAGGGTCGGGAGATGTGGATCGATTTCCGGGTGCAGGATGCCAATGGTCGCGAGATCTATCGCCTGGGCTCGATCAAGGACGGCAAGACCGAGGTCAACACGCGAAATTTCAAGGTGCATATAGGCGACAAGGACGGCAATCCGTTGGACGTCGAGGTCTGGAATGCCACGCAGATTCTCTCGGACAACCGCATTCTGCCCAAGGGCTACGATATCGGGGAGTTCTCCTTCCTGGTGCCGGCCGACGCCGTCGGGCCGCTGACCCTGACTGCCGATCTGAACTACTGGCCGTTTTCCCAGAAACTGGCCGACTACCTGCTCGGCAAGGATAAAGTGCAGGTGGAAATCACCCGGATGGCCAACGTCACGCAGAGCGTACCCCTGTCGACCGGATCCGAGACGGCGAAGCGGGCGGTACCCGCGAAGTTGAAACTCGACGACGTCAGCGCCTACTACAAAGAATGA
- a CDS encoding LysR family transcriptional regulator, which produces MSQTLDLSFFYLLANKGSLAATARELGITPPAVSKRLTALEARLGIRLVNRTTRSMSLTSEGELLFSHAARILTQIDEVEQLIHSSRATPKGLIRVNASLGFGRRYIGPALGAFFAQYPEVEVQLEISDHPLDLTTHGFDLGIRFGTLPDAAFHARKIASNRRLLCASPLYLEKHGVPQRLSDLQQHNCIFLRQNETPYGVWSFTNGGRTQNIKVRGALGCNDGEVALNWALEGYGILLRAEWDIARYVRSGRLRLVLEDQTPTRADVYAVYPQQLHLSARVRSLIDFLVERFRHIDHLDETAGLHD; this is translated from the coding sequence ATGAGCCAGACCCTGGATTTGTCGTTTTTCTACCTCTTGGCCAATAAAGGCAGTCTCGCCGCGACCGCGCGGGAACTGGGTATCACGCCGCCAGCGGTCAGCAAGCGTCTCACCGCGCTGGAGGCTCGATTGGGCATCCGCCTGGTCAATCGCACCACGCGCTCCATGAGCCTGACTTCGGAAGGTGAGCTGCTGTTTTCCCACGCCGCCCGTATCCTGACGCAGATCGATGAGGTCGAGCAGTTGATCCACAGCAGTCGGGCCACACCCAAGGGCCTGATTCGGGTCAACGCGTCGCTGGGTTTCGGCCGCCGATACATCGGCCCTGCCCTGGGTGCATTCTTCGCCCAGTACCCGGAGGTGGAGGTACAGCTGGAAATCAGCGATCACCCCCTGGACCTGACGACCCATGGGTTCGACCTGGGCATACGCTTCGGCACCTTGCCGGACGCCGCCTTCCATGCACGCAAGATCGCGTCCAATCGTCGTCTTCTATGCGCTTCGCCGCTGTACCTGGAAAAGCATGGTGTGCCGCAACGCCTGTCGGACCTGCAGCAACACAACTGCATCTTTCTCAGGCAAAACGAAACGCCCTACGGTGTGTGGAGTTTCACCAACGGGGGGCGTACGCAAAACATCAAGGTCCGTGGCGCACTGGGCTGCAACGACGGCGAAGTGGCCCTGAATTGGGCGCTTGAAGGCTACGGCATTCTGTTGCGAGCCGAATGGGACATTGCCCGATACGTGCGCAGCGGCCGCTTGCGACTAGTGCTGGAAGACCAGACTCCGACCCGCGCCGATGTTTATGCGGTGTACCCGCAACAGTTGCACCTGTCAGCCCGTGTGCGCAGCCTGATCGATTTCCTGGTCGAGCGTTTCAGGCACATTGACCACCTGGATGAAACGGCAGGCCTGCACGACTGA
- a CDS encoding tartrate dehydrogenase codes for MSAYKIAAVPGDGIGVEVIAAGVEVLQALSKKSGFQLDFKHFDWNSDNYLKNGYYIPEGGLEELKTFDAIFFGAVGALNVPDHISLWGLRLPICQGFDQYANVRPARVLPGVKSPLHNGDQIDWVVVRENSEGEYSGNGGRVHRGLPEEVATEVSVFTRAGVERIHRFAFELARSRPRKHLTMVTKSNAQRHGMVLWDEIFYEVAKDFPDVRIDKELVDAVTTRMVLKPSTLDVIVATNLHADILSDLAAALSGSLGIAPTANLNPSRQFPSMFEPIHGSAFDITGKGVANPIATFWTAAMMLEHLGEHASAKQLMSAIEAVTESGVHTPDLGGNATTRQITDAVIALINR; via the coding sequence ATGAGTGCATACAAGATTGCAGCGGTTCCAGGTGATGGCATCGGTGTCGAAGTGATTGCCGCTGGCGTCGAGGTGCTGCAAGCCCTGTCGAAGAAGTCCGGCTTCCAGCTGGATTTCAAACACTTCGACTGGAACTCGGATAACTACCTGAAAAACGGCTACTACATTCCCGAAGGTGGCCTGGAAGAACTGAAAACCTTCGATGCCATCTTCTTCGGTGCAGTGGGCGCGCTCAATGTGCCGGATCACATTTCACTTTGGGGTTTGCGCCTGCCGATCTGCCAGGGTTTCGACCAATACGCCAACGTGCGTCCTGCCAGGGTACTGCCTGGGGTGAAAAGCCCGCTGCACAACGGCGATCAAATTGACTGGGTGGTGGTGCGGGAAAACTCCGAAGGTGAGTACTCCGGCAACGGTGGTCGGGTACACCGTGGCCTGCCGGAAGAGGTCGCCACCGAAGTCTCGGTATTCACCCGTGCCGGCGTCGAGCGCATTCACCGTTTCGCTTTCGAACTGGCACGCAGTCGTCCGCGCAAGCACCTGACCATGGTCACCAAGTCCAACGCCCAGCGTCATGGCATGGTGTTGTGGGACGAGATTTTCTATGAAGTCGCCAAGGATTTCCCGGACGTCAGGATCGACAAGGAACTGGTCGATGCGGTGACTACGCGCATGGTGCTCAAACCGTCGACGCTTGATGTGATCGTCGCCACCAACTTGCACGCCGACATCCTGTCTGACCTGGCCGCGGCACTGTCCGGCAGCCTGGGTATCGCACCGACCGCCAACCTCAACCCGTCACGCCAATTCCCGTCGATGTTCGAACCGATCCACGGCTCGGCGTTCGACATCACCGGCAAAGGTGTGGCCAACCCGATCGCGACGTTCTGGACGGCTGCAATGATGCTCGAGCATCTCGGCGAACACGCCAGCGCCAAGCAGTTGATGTCAGCGATCGAAGCGGTGACCGAAAGTGGTGTGCATACCCCGGATCTTGGCGGCAACGCCACCACCCGCCAGATCACGGATGCGGTCATCGCGTTGATCAACCGCTGA
- a CDS encoding dicarboxylate/amino acid:cation symporter, with amino-acid sequence MKRIFGKLYVQVLIAVILGAIVGVFVPETGAALKPLGDAFIKLIKMLLAPVIFLTVVTGIARMENMKELGRVGFRALLYFEVVSTLALVVGLVVVDVFKPGAGMNIDVATLDTTSLTTYTTAVKHASFMDFVMNIIPDTIVDAFAKGNVLQILLFSILLGIALAHVGPRGKAFVDTLDSLMQGMFRIVNMVMRLAPIGAFGAIAFTIGKYGFGSLFSLGKLMACVYLTCAVFVIFVLGPICRYSGFSLWKFLKFIKEELFTVLGTSSSESVLPQMISKMEKAGVSKPVAGMIIPSGLTFNPDGQAIYYTIAAIFIAQATNTPLTLTDQLIVLAVLMFTSKGSAGVTGSGFIILAATLSSLGTIPVAGMVLLLGVDRFMSEARAITNTIGNGVGTMAIAKWVGALDTVKMHKALNGEVEVQKPEAVRAEVVHAHSSTKNSPLLPGLDQASRV; translated from the coding sequence ATGAAAAGAATATTCGGCAAACTCTATGTGCAAGTGCTGATCGCCGTGATCCTCGGCGCCATCGTCGGCGTGTTCGTTCCCGAAACCGGCGCTGCGCTCAAACCCTTGGGCGATGCCTTCATCAAATTGATCAAGATGCTCCTCGCTCCGGTGATCTTCCTGACCGTGGTCACAGGGATTGCCCGCATGGAAAACATGAAGGAACTGGGGCGTGTGGGCTTTCGGGCCTTGCTCTATTTCGAAGTGGTCTCGACCCTGGCGCTGGTGGTCGGCCTGGTGGTGGTCGATGTGTTCAAACCCGGTGCCGGCATGAACATCGATGTCGCCACCCTCGACACCACCAGCCTGACCACCTACACCACGGCCGTGAAACATGCATCGTTCATGGACTTCGTCATGAACATCATCCCCGACACCATCGTGGATGCCTTCGCCAAGGGCAATGTGCTGCAGATCCTGCTGTTTTCCATTCTGTTGGGCATCGCCCTGGCGCATGTAGGGCCACGGGGCAAAGCATTCGTCGATACGCTGGATAGCCTGATGCAGGGTATGTTCCGCATCGTCAACATGGTCATGCGCCTGGCACCGATTGGCGCATTTGGTGCCATCGCCTTCACGATCGGCAAGTATGGCTTCGGCTCGCTGTTCTCTCTGGGCAAGTTGATGGCTTGCGTCTATCTCACCTGTGCCGTGTTCGTGATCTTCGTCCTCGGCCCGATCTGCCGCTACAGCGGATTCAGCCTGTGGAAGTTCTTGAAGTTCATCAAGGAAGAGTTGTTCACCGTGCTGGGTACCAGTTCTTCGGAGTCGGTGCTGCCACAGATGATTTCCAAAATGGAGAAGGCCGGGGTGTCCAAACCCGTCGCCGGGATGATCATTCCCTCCGGCCTCACCTTCAACCCGGACGGGCAAGCGATCTACTACACCATTGCCGCGATATTCATTGCCCAGGCTACCAACACGCCGCTGACCCTGACCGATCAACTGATCGTGCTGGCGGTACTGATGTTCACCTCCAAAGGCTCGGCAGGTGTCACGGGTTCCGGGTTCATCATTCTGGCCGCCACATTGTCTTCCCTGGGCACCATACCGGTGGCGGGCATGGTGTTGCTGCTGGGCGTTGACCGGTTCATGTCGGAAGCGCGGGCAATCACCAATACCATCGGCAATGGCGTGGGCACCATGGCGATTGCCAAATGGGTCGGGGCGCTGGACACCGTCAAGATGCACAAGGCGCTCAATGGTGAGGTCGAAGTGCAGAAGCCCGAGGCTGTGCGGGCGGAGGTTGTTCATGCCCATTCATCGACAAAGAACAGTCCCTTGTTGCCCGGCCTTGACCAAGCTTCACGAGTGTAG
- a CDS encoding TonB-dependent siderophore receptor: protein MRRTLVSICVLQAFSASSWAEQATTDKSSLELQATDIVGTADFETALGPVDGYRATRSASATRTDTSIHEAPQSISVVTRDVVEDISATRLQDALDYAGGVGRANNFGGQGLTTFTVRGFTTGEFYRNGFPINRGYPNMPDANTIERLEVLRGPATMLYGRGDPGGTFNVISKQPLAVPTVTLGSQLDDQGMKRGTLDASGPLDEEGRLAYRLNVVGEGGDTFRDHVETERYGVTPVLSWQATDDTKVIFEGDFMRNNHPLDRGVTRYPNQIGTASRDTFFGEKDVGKLHNDNNMAQLRFEHLLSDNWTLGGGFQWLDGTLEGNAVEANGVAADGRTLGRNFNYRKLEWTDKDTQLNLTGHFTAGGFDHTLLTGVEYEDYDYKSIIQRSSGAVSAYPIDIFNPVYGQPRPALTRTPTNDKENLKTYAAFVQEQVALTERLRVLAGARFERFEHDYQTFVPGGKSWEASDNAVTPRVGVTYDLTDTVAIYADTARSFKPNTGASRQGGGFEPEKGKSYELGIKWEALDSQLSVDAAIYQIEKRNVLTTDPVDSTFSVAAGEVRSRGFDLNIAGNLTPQWRVIGGYAYVDAEVTKDNVIKSGTRLMNIPQNSFSLLNVYEFQDGALKGLGLGTGLKYVDERAGQTANTAFSMGSYTVVDLLSYYKVNDRIRLNLDVKNLTDEDYEEGAFGNVYAYPGAPRTVQVGVSYTL from the coding sequence ATGCGTCGTACTCTGGTGTCTATCTGCGTGCTTCAGGCGTTCTCCGCTTCCTCTTGGGCGGAGCAGGCAACTACCGATAAATCCAGTCTGGAGTTGCAAGCGACTGACATCGTTGGCACAGCAGATTTTGAAACCGCCCTGGGGCCGGTTGACGGGTATCGCGCGACGCGTTCGGCCAGCGCCACGCGCACCGACACATCGATCCACGAAGCCCCACAGTCCATCAGCGTGGTCACCAGGGATGTCGTCGAGGACATCAGTGCCACCCGACTGCAGGACGCCCTCGATTACGCCGGTGGTGTGGGGCGGGCCAACAATTTCGGTGGCCAGGGCCTGACCACCTTTACCGTGCGTGGCTTTACCACCGGGGAGTTCTATCGCAACGGGTTCCCGATCAACCGTGGCTATCCGAACATGCCCGATGCCAACACCATCGAGCGACTGGAAGTGCTGCGAGGACCGGCGACCATGCTCTATGGCCGAGGCGATCCGGGCGGCACCTTCAACGTCATCTCCAAACAACCCCTGGCCGTGCCCACTGTGACCCTGGGCAGCCAACTCGATGATCAGGGAATGAAGCGTGGCACGCTGGACGCCTCCGGCCCGCTGGACGAAGAGGGCCGCCTGGCCTATCGCCTGAACGTGGTGGGTGAGGGCGGTGATACCTTCCGCGATCATGTCGAAACCGAACGCTACGGCGTGACGCCGGTGCTGTCCTGGCAGGCCACCGACGACACCAAGGTGATTTTCGAAGGCGACTTCATGCGCAACAATCACCCGCTCGATCGCGGCGTGACGCGCTATCCGAATCAGATTGGCACCGCGTCCCGCGATACCTTCTTCGGCGAAAAAGACGTTGGCAAATTGCACAATGACAACAACATGGCGCAGCTGCGGTTCGAGCATCTGCTGAGCGATAACTGGACGCTGGGCGGCGGATTCCAATGGCTCGACGGCACCCTCGAGGGCAATGCGGTCGAAGCCAACGGTGTGGCCGCGGACGGGCGCACCCTGGGCCGTAACTTCAACTACCGCAAGCTGGAGTGGACGGACAAGGACACCCAGCTCAACCTCACCGGACATTTCACCGCAGGCGGTTTCGATCACACACTGCTGACCGGCGTCGAGTACGAGGATTACGACTACAAGTCGATCATCCAGCGCTCCAGCGGCGCGGTGAGTGCCTACCCGATCGATATCTTCAACCCGGTGTACGGCCAGCCGCGTCCAGCCTTGACCCGCACCCCGACCAATGACAAGGAAAACCTCAAGACCTACGCGGCATTCGTCCAGGAACAGGTGGCCTTGACCGAGCGTTTGAGAGTATTGGCCGGGGCCCGTTTCGAGCGCTTCGAGCATGATTACCAAACCTTTGTGCCAGGCGGCAAAAGCTGGGAGGCCAGCGACAATGCGGTGACCCCGCGCGTTGGGGTGACCTATGACCTCACTGACACCGTGGCGATCTATGCCGATACGGCCCGCTCGTTCAAGCCCAATACCGGTGCCAGTCGCCAGGGCGGTGGTTTCGAACCGGAAAAGGGCAAGTCCTATGAGCTGGGTATCAAGTGGGAAGCGCTGGACAGTCAATTGAGTGTCGACGCGGCGATCTACCAGATCGAAAAGCGCAACGTACTCACCACCGATCCCGTGGACTCGACGTTCAGCGTGGCGGCAGGCGAGGTGCGCAGCCGTGGTTTCGACCTGAACATCGCCGGCAACCTGACCCCGCAATGGCGGGTGATTGGCGGTTACGCCTATGTCGATGCCGAAGTGACCAAGGACAACGTCATCAAGTCCGGCACCCGGCTGATGAACATCCCGCAGAACAGCTTCAGCCTGCTCAACGTCTACGAGTTCCAGGATGGCGCGCTCAAGGGACTGGGGCTTGGCACCGGGCTCAAGTACGTCGATGAGCGTGCAGGGCAGACGGCCAACACGGCGTTTTCGATGGGCAGCTACACCGTTGTCGACCTGCTGAGCTATTACAAGGTCAACGACAGGATCAGGCTCAACCTGGATGTTAAGAACCTGACGGACGAAGATTATGAGGAGGGCGCATTCGGCAACGTTTACGCCTATCCAGGGGCACCAAGAACGGTGCAGGTCGGTGTTTCCTACACGTTGTAG
- a CDS encoding DUF2790 domain-containing protein, giving the protein MSMATIVSAVISSLAPSVFDQNSLQEPGAHVSAVDYHYGMEIDVKQVLQRTDTSDKTGVVPVTVVYLDSEGEVHKIRFLEWGGSAADPTSIA; this is encoded by the coding sequence ATGAGCATGGCCACAATTGTCAGTGCCGTGATTTCCAGTCTCGCACCCAGTGTCTTCGACCAGAACAGCCTGCAAGAACCCGGCGCGCATGTCTCAGCCGTCGATTACCACTACGGAATGGAAATCGATGTGAAACAGGTGCTGCAGCGCACCGATACATCCGACAAGACCGGCGTGGTACCGGTGACTGTGGTCTACCTGGACAGCGAGGGCGAGGTTCACAAGATCCGTTTTCTCGAATGGGGTGGAAGTGCCGCCGACCCCACCAGCATTGCCTGA
- a CDS encoding thermostable hemolysin → MSDFNWNVQLPLHFGLAETKQMYLVRALPDAPQRSAFEAFIQQRFRKAHGADIRHFMPELFGMSDASGALCAVVGVRLASAGPLFLEGYLDEAIDPLISAAADHTVGRSAIVEVGNLAASDTGSARMSIIAMTYLLAMGGLEWVAFTGNLGLVNSFHRLGLKPVTLCAADPARLGEDRHAWGSYYESKPWVHVGNIRSGFIHLRNIGLFSRLGLPTSIEGACHVA, encoded by the coding sequence ATGTCCGATTTCAACTGGAACGTTCAGTTGCCGCTGCACTTTGGCCTGGCCGAAACAAAGCAGATGTATCTCGTCAGGGCCTTGCCGGACGCTCCGCAACGGAGCGCCTTCGAAGCCTTTATCCAGCAACGTTTTCGTAAGGCCCACGGTGCCGATATTCGCCATTTCATGCCGGAGCTGTTTGGCATGAGCGATGCGTCCGGCGCGCTTTGTGCGGTGGTCGGGGTACGTCTGGCGAGCGCCGGGCCGCTGTTCCTGGAAGGTTACCTGGACGAGGCGATCGATCCGCTGATCAGTGCTGCGGCCGACCACACCGTAGGCCGCTCAGCCATCGTCGAGGTAGGCAACCTGGCTGCCAGCGACACCGGCAGCGCACGGATGAGCATCATCGCGATGACCTACCTGCTGGCCATGGGGGGGTTGGAATGGGTTGCCTTCACCGGGAACCTGGGGCTGGTCAATAGCTTTCATCGCCTTGGCTTGAAGCCCGTGACGCTGTGTGCTGCCGACCCGGCGCGTCTGGGCGAGGACCGCCACGCCTGGGGCAGTTACTACGAAAGCAAGCCGTGGGTTCATGTTGGCAATATCCGCTCCGGATTCATTCATTTGCGCAACATTGGCCTGTTCAGCCGCCTGGGCTTGCCAACCTCTATTGAAGGGGCCTGCCATGTCGCCTGA